One region of Primulina tabacum isolate GXHZ01 chromosome 17, ASM2559414v2, whole genome shotgun sequence genomic DNA includes:
- the LOC142531484 gene encoding uncharacterized protein LOC142531484 yields MSRQTGEGGTEFCLPIKNEEPRDSGSYHRVGNDVGLGTCRVCQCVEPDRRGSAALEFLGISPPQHELNDVNEEVKSNLKVGLKNTENNRSCIKDLKGSELVEFISPSGEVFLCTADVEMGVDDFHDRLVDLGCSCKSDLALAHYACALKWFINHGSTVCEICGSLAKNVKLADFKRILVSLKKYEALMERVANGQPNPVPSQTHLGVDPDAVAAIRRQRLSEISLWFNPHNSYSVTTSQVVSEQPAASNVVVEEDTPTENTATKWAVEGTGILLATGLLTVTLAWLIAPHVGKKTAKNGLHILLGGICALTVVVFFRFFVLTRIKYGPARYWAILFVFWFLVFGIWASRTHGAHAK; encoded by the exons ATGTCCCGTCAAACTGGTGAAGGTGGTACGGAATTTTGTTTGCCAATCAAGAATGAAGAACCGAGGGACAGTGGCTCCTATCATAGAGTAGGTAACGATGTAGGTTTGGGAACTTGTCGAGTTTGTCAATGTGTTGAACCAGACAGAAGGGGAAGTGCTGCACTAGAATTTTTGGGTATCTCCCCTCCGCAACATGAACTAAATGATGTCAACGAGGAGGTGAAATCTAATCTCAAAGTTGGCTTAaaaaatactgaaaataatcgcTCTTGCATAAAAGATTTAAAGGGGTCTGAGTTGGTTGAATTTATTAGCCCAAGTGGAGAGGTTTTTCTCTGTACAGCTGATGTAGAAATGGGTGTTGATGACTTTCATGACAGACTCGTTGATCTTGGATGTTCTTGCAAAAGTGACCTTGCCCTGGCGCATTATGCATGTGCACTCAAGTGGTTTATCAACCATGGATCAACAGTGTGTGAAATTTGTGGATCTTTGGCAAAAAACGTAAAATTGGCGGACTTCAAAAGGATATTGGTTTCTCTAAAAAAATATGAAGCTCTGATGGAAAGGGTTGCTAATGGGCAGCCTAATCCTGTACCATCCCAAACACATTTGGGTGTGGATCCTGATGCTGTTGCTGCTATTCGAAGGCAAAGGTTAAGTGAAATTTCTCTGTGGTTCAATCCTCATAATAGCTACTCTGTCACTACATCTCAAGTGGTCAGCGAACAGCCTGCGGCTTCTAATGTAGTCGTGGAAGAAGACACCCCTACTGAAAATACTGCTACTAAATGGGCCGTAGAAGGTACTGGGATCCTGCTTGCTACCGGCCTACTGACTGTTACACTTGCATGGCTCATTGCTCCTCATGTTGGAAAG AAAACTGCCAAAAATGGCCTTCAtattcttctcggaggcatcTGTGCATTGACAGTGGTGGTTTTCTTTCGTTTT TTTGTGCTGACACGAATCAAATACGGGCCTGCACGCTACTGGGCAATACTGTTTGTTTTCTGGTTTCTTGTGTTTGGGATATGGGCTTCGCGAACGCATGGCGCTCATGCAAAGTGA